CAAATTTTCACTAAAAAAAGCTGTTGATTTTATATTCACCAACTCTCTAGCACACCCTACAGTCTCATTAATAATGAGAGACAACACTTTAAGTAACGAAGACTTGGAGCATCTAGAAAAAAGTGCAAAAGAACAAAATACAAACATCACTGCTATCAATAGCGAAAACATACAGTACTTAAAGAATTTCATTACTCCTGAAATAAAAATAGTGATTCTATTTTCAATGAAAAATAGCCATATCTACCTAAAAAGATTATCAAGTTCACCATTTTTTAAACAAATAGACTTTATGCTTATTGGAAATACTGAGAAAAATTTAAAAAAAATTAATTCAAAATACACAGTCGGACTTAATAAGTTAGATCTGATGGATATCATAAAAAAAATTGATAAAAATTTTCACTATGAGTTAAACATATACAAAAGATAATATAAATCTGTTATCCTACATATAACAAATAATACTTAGTTTCAAATTAGAAGGATTTTAATATGATAAAGATTTTAATGGTGTTACTTACTTTAGTTAATACCTACATATTCGCACAAAATACTGATCAAAAAAACGATAAAAAAGGAGAGCAAACAGAATATATTCTCTCTACAATGGAAGATCCATTTGATTTTCATTTAAGATTTTTTACTGAAAGGATTAATCCTCTATTTGTTAGATTTAAAAATAATAACAGTGCAACTCAAGATAAAAAATTTGTATCAGCACTTAAATATATTACTTCTAGAAGCGATAGCGAAATGAATCTAGATCCAGACAAGCAGATGATAATACCCGGGATTATCAAAAACATCTCTTTATGGATAGATGGAAGAGAAACTAACACAGAAATTTTTGCAATATTAAAAGATTCATCAGGTACTTTTCACTCAATACCCTTTAGGTCAGAAGATGGTAGTTCTAAACTTAACTTTCTTGGATGGAGAAAACTCACCGCATATATTCCAAAAAATTTCGTCCAAAAAAAACACAAATTTAAAAAAGAGACTAGAAATTCGGAATTAATAAGAATAAGAATAATACCTGAACACAGAATAAATCACGAACCGCAATACATATACATTTCCGAGCTAAAGGCAATGATTAGTGAACAAAATGCATCAACTACTTATGATGATAATTGGTAAGAATTTTTAAATAAATCTTTAAAGTTGTGATACAACATAGTTGAAATACTTTCTGCATCGCAACTTTTAATTCTTGCGACCTCACAACATATATATCCTAAAAAAAGAGGAGCATTCATCTTCCCTCTTAAGGGCGCTGGTGCTAAAAATGGGCTATCTGTTTCAATCAGGATGTCATTAATGCTTAATTTTCTTAAAACCTCTCTTAAAGATTCTGCGTTTTTAAAAGTTAAATTGCCCGCAAAAGATACTTTAAATCCAAAATCAATAAACTTCTTAGCACATTCATAAGTACCAGAATAACAGTGAAGTATTCCCCTGTTTAAAAATTTGGAAGATTTAATAATGTCATAAACATCATCATAAGCCTCTCTAATATGTAGAATAACAGGTTTTCTATATTTACTAGCCATATCTAACTGAATATTTAGGGTTTCAATCTGTTCTTTTCTATTATCTGCTTTTAAGTAATCAAGACCAATCTCACCAACAGCAATAACATTTTCACTTGCCAAGATATTATCAAGCAATTCAAAATCATCTTTTAAGGCCTCATTTAAAGGATGGATGCCAGCTGTAAGCGAAATATTAGAATAAGCACCTAAAAGTTGCTTTCTCTCATAAAAATCACTAGGATGTAAACCGACATCAAGAAAATAAGAAAATCCGCTACTCAAGCACCTATTAATAACATAATGAACGTCTATAGAATTCTTCCTAAGCTCATTAAAATGAACATGAGTATCTACCAACTTATTAAAAAAAATAGATCTTTCAAATTCAAGATTCATAGGTCCATCTTCTTTCTAAGCTCATTAATGTAGTCAATAATGGCAACATTTTTCATTCCTAATTGTAAAAACTTTGATAAAATACCTAAAGCATTTTCAATTTGCCCCATTGCTTCATAGCACTCAGCAGCATTGACGTACAATATTGAATTTTTAGGATTATTTTTTATAAGACTCTTAATGGCAGCTAGTGCCTCTTCATATTGCCCCTTTTCTTTTTGCAATAAAGCAAGCCCCAGTATGGCAAACATATCAAAATCAACATCAAGAGCTTTTTTATAATACTCTTGTGACTTTTCGTAATCCTTCAAGTATCGATATATATCCCCCACCCTTGTTAAAACCAAGTTGTTCTTCGGATCTTTTTCTATTATTGCAAGCCAATATTTTAATGCTTCATGATAATCCTTATTCCCCCTGTAGCAATCAGCAAGCCCAAAAATAGCATAAAAATTATTCGGAGAAATTTCTAATGCTTTTTTAAAAAAATAAATTCCTTTGGTATACTCCTTTAACTTTCTATAACAATTACCAATGGAGGTCAAAACACGCACATCAATCTTAGCCAGATTTATCTCATACATCTTAAGCCAATACTTCAATGCTTCCTTGTACTCTTTAAAGTCATAATATAGGTGCCCAATGCCAACAAGAGCATAGTCATTCTCAGGAGCAAGTTCTATTACCCTTAAATACGCTTGTCTAGACTTTTGAAAATTCTTTAACTTTCGATAGGAAGCAGCAACTCTCGTTAAAACAGTAATATTTTCAGGATCATACTTTAAATACTCCTCCCATATATCTGTGGCTCTCTTATAGTCATCTAAACTTCTATAACAATCCCCTAAACCAAAAAGCGCATAATTATTACTTAAATGTTTGGAAAGGCATTTCTGATAGTAAGCTATCGCCTTATCAAAGTTCCTCTTCTTCCTTTCAATATCCCCAAGTCCAACAAGAGCGTAATTATTATCATTATCCTTTTCTAAAATATCGTTAAACAACGTCTCTGCCTCAGCAAGCCTTTCTTCCTTTATTAACTGGTATCCCCTCTTAGATTTCTCAGTAACATCAAGAAGTTTATTATCAGAAACTCGCGACACATCTTCAATATCACCTAGAAGTTCCTTTTCCAACATAAATACCCCTTTTAACTGGTTTATTAAAGATATAACGCAACTCACTCCATATATGCTACCCAAACACACAAATTATATTTATACATAAACACTAAGGTATTAAATCTTTAATATCCAATCTTGATAATACATATTATATAAAAAATTAAAAAAAATATACTTAAATTTACACACTAAAAATTCTACTTAAATCTAAACTAAAACCCTTATATATAAAATTTAGGGTCAATTGTAACAAAAATGTCAAAATTAGGATAAGATATTAATACCCGTTAGGAGAAAGATTAGAATGTTTTTAAACAAACCAGATCCGATTGAAAATAAAATAAAAACGCTTGAAGATAGATTGCAAGACACAAGTTTAATTAAAAATCAAAAAGAATATGCAAAGGTAGTGAAAGAATATAACTATTTAGAAAAGATTAAAGAACAAAAAGATAAATATGAAAAGATATTGCACCACATTGAGGAAAATAAAAAAATCCTTTCTGAAGAAGAAAATTTAGAAATGAGGGAATTAGTAAGACAAGAACTGATCACTTTAAATCTTCAAAAAGATGAGACTGAGCATAGAATTAAAGTGTTGCTCTTGCCTCAAGATGAAAATGACAGTAAAAACATTATTGTTGAAATCAGAGCTGGTACGGGTGGAGAAGAGGCCGCACTTTTTGCCAATAATCTTTACGAGATGTATACAAAATATTCTGAGAAAAAAAAATGGAAAACAGAGCTTATTAACTTTAATGAAACAGAACTTGGGGGGTTTAAAGAAGTAAGCTTTGAAATAAAGGGTGGAGATGTATTTAAAAAACTCAAACATGAAAGCGGAGTCCATAGGGTTCAAAGAGTACCCATAACCGAATCTAGTGGAAGGCTTCAAACCTCTGCTGCAACCGTTGCTGTGCTTCCTGAGGTTGAAGATACAGATATTGAAATTAATGAGAAAGACTTAAGAATAGACGTGTACAGGTCTTCTGGAGCGGGCGGCCAGCATGTTAACACAACAGACTCTGCTGTTAGGATCACACATCTACCTACAAACATTGTGGTACAATGTCAAAACGAGAGAAGTCAACACAAAAACAAAGATCAAGCAATGAAAATTTTAAGAGCTAGACTCTACGAATTTGAAGACATCAAGAAACAAGAACAGCGCTCAAGTGATAGAAGGCAACAAGTAGGGTCAGGTGATAGGTCTGAGCGAATTAGGACATATAATTTCCCACAAAACAGAGTAACGGACCACAGAGCAAACATTAGTCTTTACAAATTGGAAGAGATTATGCAAGGAGATCTTGATTCTCTTCTTGACATGCTAGCTTTGGAACTTCAAGAAAGAGCCTTAAAAGCCAATTCAATATAATTCCTTTCAATGACAATAAATGAAGCAATAAAAGATTCCAAGCAATACAAAATAAGTACTCTTGAGGCTTTATTACTACTTGAAAAAATCTTAAAAACCAAAAAAGAATTTATTCTTGCCAACAAAGATCAAAACTTAACAAAAGAGGCAGAGTATAAATTTTTAAATCAAATAAATAATATAAAGTCAGGAACCCCAATATACCATATACTTAAAATAAAAGAATTCATGGGGATAAATTTTTATATCAACAAAGATGTACTCATTCCTAGATCAGACACAGAATGTTTAGTAGAAGAAGCTTTACTGCAAATTAAAAAGAATAACTTAAATAAAATTCTAGACTTATGCTGTGGAAGCGGATGCATTGGTCTTGCGATTGCTTATTATCTTAAAAAAGAGGTAACATTGTCGGATTTCTCCATTAAGGCCCTTAAGGTGGCATTTAAAAACACAAAAAGACTAAAATTAGCAAATTATATAGAAATAATATATTCAAATCTGTTAGAATGTGTAGACAAAGAGTTTGAAATAATAATTACTAACCCTCCTTATTTGAGTGAAGAAGAATTGAGGATAAAAGAAAGATCAGAAAGGGAACCAAGGGTGGCTCTTTTAGGTTTTGGAACGGATGGACTTGAGCTTTCAAGGAAAATAATACAACAATCAAAACATAGACTTACTAAGAATGGGCTTTTAATAATGGAATTAGCTCCATGGCAGGTGGAACCCATTAGAGAGTTTGCAGTACGGGAAGGGTTTTTATATCTCAAGACTCTACGTGATATTGAAACAAGGGAAAGAGCACTAGTACTGAGGATAACAAATGATACAACCCTATGAAATTGCATACTTAATGAAAATCAATGATATTGATAAAATAAAGAATATTTTCAAAGATACCATTAACAGTATCTACAAAGATGATATTCAAAAAAAATTAATTTTTAAAGCTCTTGAAATATCGGAGCAATTACACTACGGACAATATAGAGAAAGTGGAGTTCCTTATGTAATCCATCCAATAACGGTTGCATTATTTCTTGCAAAGTTTCAATTGGATTTCAAAACAACAATAGCTGGGCTGCTACACGATGTGCTTGAAGATACAAGTGTTTCTAAAGAAGAAATAATTAAAGAGTTTGATGAAGAAATCTTAAGCTTAATTGATGGTGTGACAAAAATTCATGATTTACACAACAAAACAAGGACAATCAAAGAAGCGAACACAATTTCAAAAATGTTTTTTGCAATGACTCATGACATTAGAATAATAATCATTAAGCTTGCAGATAAGCTACATAACATGACAACCCTTTCTCACTTACCCAAAAATAGAAGAGAGAGAATTGCAAAAGACTGCCTTGCCACTTATGTGCCAATTGCAGAAAGGCTTGGCATTTCATCTCTTAAAGTATACCTGGAGGACCTTTCATTAAAATACCTTTATCCAAAAGAATATAAGGAGATAAAAAATTTTTTAGCTGAAACAAAAATAGAGAGAGAAAAAAAATTATATAAGGGAAAATTAATAATCGAGAAGGAACTTAAAAAAATTGGGATTGAAGCAGAAATTACAGTACGATCGAAACACTTCTATTCAATATTTAGAAAAATGAAAACAAGAACCAATAACCTTTCTCAAATTTTTGACACCTTGGGCATAAGGATAATCTGCATGCAACAAAAAGAATGCTATGAAATACTAGAGATTGTACACAAAGTATGGAAACCAATACCTGGGAGACTAAAAGATTACATAGCAATACCTAAGGATAATAAATACCAGTCTCTACATACCACTGTAAGAATACCAGAAGACAATCAATTAATTGAAATACAAATTAGAACAGAAGAAATGGACAGAATTGCCAAATATGGCGTTGCCGCCCACTGGATCTATAAAGAACAAATTGAGCTTAAAGCTGATGACCTTTCCTTTATTAGTCGCATAAAAAAATGGCAACAAGATTCGGCAAATAAAAATCAATACTCAATGAATGACATACACAAAGAACTATTAAACACATTTATATATGTGTATACACCAGAAGGAGAAATAGTAGAACTTCCATTCGGATCAAACTCAATTGACTTCGCCTACTCAATACATACAGATATTGGAGATCAAGCACTTTATGCAAAAATTAACGGAAAGATTAGCTCTCTGACCAAACCGTTAAGAAACGAGCAAATTGTTGAAATATTTACCTCACCAGAAGCAAAAGCCGATGTAATTTGGCTAAATAGCGTTAGGACAAAAAAAGCACGCTCAAAAATCAGATCTTGGCTTAACAAGAATGATGATACAATATTCGTAGACAATAATATAATTGCATATCTTATTGGAGAGTCTAAAGAGCAGAAAAGACTTTTTAGCCTCTTTAAATCCTTAACAAAATCTAGAATAAAAAGAATTGCCATATCTCCTGAATGCAATCCATCAACAGGAGAAGACATTATTGGAATCATACAAAAAGATGAAATCATAGTACACAACGATAATTGTCAAGCAGCAAAACATTACAAAAAAAGCCACCTGGTTGAAGTAGAATGGGAAGCAACACCAACAAGAAAAGTGTATCACATTGTAATATTCTTAAAAAATTTGAAAGGCCTTTTCAATTATCTGGATAGCATTTTCACAACTTTCAATATAAGGCTTATTAGTGAAAAAATAGAAGACTGCGGAAATGGGTACGGCATAAGCAACATAATTATCTCATCGAATGCAAAAAATGTAGCAATGGTCCTCTCATCTCTTAAAGAAAATCCCAATATACTTAAAATAATGCAAGTAGAAGAAGATATTAAAAACTATGAGAATTAAGATATTATTCTTAGTTCTATTTCACGTGTTTGTTGCATACAAAACAATAAAAGCAAATGAAACAAATTCATACAGTCAACAAATAAAAAATCATATTAAGAATATCAATGAATTAAATGAAGCTACAGAAAAAATAACAAGTACTTATGACTACATAAAAAAATATTTGACAGAAAACAAGATTGGATATAAAGAACATTCACTTCAAGAGATCGGATTTATTGGATACTCACAAAAAACAATTCACTCGCAGATAAAGGGAAATGGCAAAATTACGTATAACATTATCATCCCTATAGAAATACAATATGATTTGAAAAACAATCTTGCAATTTCAATTGCAATCACATTACTAACTGAATTACAAAATATCAAAATTGAAAATACTCTAAACATATACTTTATCGAAGACGATTCATATAAACAAATGTCAACAATAAGCAGTAGATTACTTCTTAACAACAATATTCTTGTAAAAAATACAAGAACAATATACTTGATGTTAAATGCCGAGAAAGAAAATAATATAATAGAATTTAAGAATCAATCAAACTTAATGAACTCAAAAACAGACCTAAATTTTCTAGAAATACTCATTAAAGCATTTGAAGACAACAAAGTGAATTTTGTTGTCTCAAAAATCCGCGATAGGAACATAAACGAAATATACAACTTGTACCTAGAAGAAGAGATTCCAATTTTAATTATCAATAACAACCAGAAGGCCCCTTTGCTGGCACACCCAAAAAATAATAATCTTTCTGATATCTACAAGTCAATTCAAGAAATAATAACATCTGAACAAATTGCCAAAACTGAAAATCACCTGCATTATATCATCATAAACACTCCAGCTAAAAAATTGATCATAAGCGAAGGCACTCTCATTGTATTAATATATGCAATCTACAATTCCATTATATTAATGTTTCTCAGAAAGTTTACAAAAAGCAGTATAATGGTTAAGAGAATTAAAGACAACTACTACAAAATAATAAGACTGTTTTTTATATTATTCTTAAGCACATACATTTCAGTCACCATCACAAATAAAATACTCACAGAGTATGAAAGCGCGATAGACTATAGCATAATAAACCCAATCTATCTGGTAAATTTCTTCTTGACTTTATTTAATTTTAACCTGCTTTCCTACTTCACATATAAATTTAAAATATATCTAAATTTTAGAGAGCTTAAGTATCTAGCAATAGCAATTTCTGTTATTGAACTTATTATGCTGTTATATATTAAGATAGAGTTTATCCTGATCATACTGCTTAAAAATATATTAATAATACTTATCCCTAACAAGAGAAACATTACAAAAAAGATAATAGTAACTCTTATTTGGACAGTAAACTTCATACTAACGACATCTTTACAAACAACTTCTCTTATTTCAAGACCAGTGGCGTTGAGCTACTTAATATCGATATCACTCTTCTCACCAATACTTACTGATATCGTAGAGCATTTAAAGTACAAGACACCGCCAATGCTACAAGAATTTAAAAAGGCTGAAAAGATGGTGTCTATAACTTTTTTCCTAATAATCGCTACGATAATAATCTCAAATAACATAAGTACAATTTCAACGATCAAAATAGACCAAATAATAAGCTTTCCAGAAAAAATCAATAAAATTAATGTAGAATATCTTAAAGAAAATAGAAATACAATTCAAATATCAACAAAAAGTTTCAGTCTAGAATTAAATAAAGACGAAAAACAAGTGGAAAAAGCATTTAAAATACAAAAAGATTTAATAAGTGTACATTTTCAAAAGATAGATATTGCTGAGAGGAGCATATATGGAATAAAAATTAATACTGGAAATATTGCAAAACAAATCAACCTATCTTTACAAAATGCATCTGAACTTATCATATATCAAAGCAATACCCCATATAAAATAGCGTCTAATAATGTGACGTTTACAGTAAACAATATCAAATCAAATACAATAAACATTGCTTTTACAGTCAAATCTCAAGAAGACATTAAATACGATGCATTTGCCTATTTCGACACCAACGATTATTACGTCAGGATACACGACAAGGAAACCAAAAAAGAGTATAAAAACATAAAAGCAGACTACTCATATTCCATCAAGTATTCAGGTATACTTCCTAAACCCGAAAAACAAGATCCAGATATCTTCTTTAAACTCCAAGGTGATAGAGAAATAGAAAATTTGAAGAATTTAAAATTCTAAACTAGTTTTCTAACTTTGCAAAATCAATCCTTTTCTTTTTCTTTTCATAACTATTAAAGGCAAAGTCCACTAGTTTATCAACCAAACACTCATAATCCACCCCATCATGTTCGCACATCTTAGAAAACATAGAAATATCCGTAAATCCTGGTATTGTATTTATCTCGTTAATATAAATTAACCCAGTGTCTTTTTCAACAAAAAAATCAATCCTTGCCATCCCCCTGAGTTCTAAACATTTATAAACCAAAAATGCATATTCTTTAATGTCTAGTAAATGCTTTGTGTCAAGATAAGCAGGAATATTAAATACAACAGAATTCCCAGGAATGGTAGCGTACTTGGCATCATAGTCATAAAACACAAAATCCTGCACAACGACCTCTCCGGGAGTAAATATTTTAATTTGATCGTTTCCAATAACAGAACATTCAATCTCCCTAACCTTCATAAATTTCTCTATAATAATAGTTAAATCATATTTAAAAGCTTCCTCGATACACTTTTCAACCTGACTGTCCTCATATGCAACATTTATTCCAATTGAAGAACCCAGTATAGCTGGCTTAACGATCACAGGATATTTTAAATTTTGTCTTATATTATTTTTAACCTCTTCCTTATCTAACAGATAATCATATTTTCTCAGTCCAATAAAGGGTACTAGAGGAATATTAAAACTTTTAAGAAAAAGTTTACAGAAATACTTATTACTAGAAATAGCACTTCCTAAGATACCAGGCCCAACACAAGGAATATCCATTATTTTCAAAAGTCCCTGAATAGAGCCATCCTCACCTGTCCTACCATGTACAATAGGAAATACAACATCGATTTCTAGATTTCTGTCTCCTACAAATATTCCAACGCCAGGAACTAGACTAATAACAGAAGAGCCATCTTTCTTAATTAATTCAAAGGCATCGGGTACAAATTCCAATAAGTACCAAGTTCCAGTATTCTTATCAATAAAAACTGAAAATATATTATACTTATCTAACCTCCTAAGAGCCATATAAACCCCATAAGCAGATCGACAGGAAATTTCATGCTCAAAAGAAACCCCCCCGAATATCAGCATAAGATTTTTCTTCATAAAATTAACCCCTATTTATTAAACGTAAAATAATATCTTTAATAACAACTTTTTCATCCCAAAAGACACTCCTATCCTCATATATTATAGAATCTTCATGCCCCTTCCCAAGAGTAACGACTAAATCATCAGCACCCGCAAGACTTATTGCTTTCTCAATTGCATCTCTCCTATTAGAAATGAAAAATAAGTTCTCACCCTGCGTCTTATTTAAAATTCCTTCTGCAATATCGTTAATGATCTGTATGCTATCCTCCCCCCTTGGATCTTCATCACAAAGTACTATTATGTCCGCATACCTGTCTGCAATCTCTCCCTGCAATTTTCTCTTTGCAACATCTCTCTCCCCAGCAGAACCAAAAACAGCAATTAATCTATTTTTTGAAAGTCTTCTAAAGATAGGAAAAAGTTTAAGAAAAGCACCCGGAGTATGTGCATAATCAATAATTAAAGAAAAATTCTGCCCAAAATCAACACTATCCATTCGTCCGCAAAGACCCCTAATATTCACAAGACTATCAATAAGTTCTGCTATACCAATATTTGCAACCTGACTTACGGCAACTAGAGCAGCAATAACATTCTCAACGTTAAAACTACCCGTCAAGTCAACCCTAGCATCATACTTAATATTGTTATTAAAAAATTCAAACTCCGTAAAACCCATTTGTTCACTAATATTACTTACAAAAAAATCAGCATTTTCATTCTCTAAACTGTATGTATAAGATCTGTTAATAGAATTTAAAAATATAGAAGAATTCTTATCATCAATATTGACAACGCCAAACCCATCACTAGCAGCAGCAGCAGCAAAAAGATTAAGTTTAGAACTCAAATAATTTTCCATCGTACCATGAAATTCAAGATGCTCATGGCCAACATTAGTTAAAACAGCAACAGAATACTTAACATCAACAAGCCTTGCCGTTCTGGGATCAAGCCCATGTGATGTTGATTCGACAATAGCATACTCAACATTATTATCAACCATCCTACTGAGAAAAAAATGAATTTCTGTTGACTCTGGGGTTGACTGCCTATAAGGATTTTTAATGAAACTTCCACTTCCATCATCAAAAAATACTGTTGAAATAAATCCAACCCTAGCCCCAACAGACTTTAAAAGAGTATATATATAAAAACAAACAGAACTCTTACCGTCTGTTCCTGTCACTCCAATAATTTTAAGCTTTTTTGAAGGCTCATCATAAAAAATGCTAGAAAAATTTGACATAAATCTCTTTATGTTACAAGAATCAACTTTGATGTATGTTACATTTGGAGCACAAAAGTCAACATTATTAGTATGCACAATAACATTACTGCCCCTCTGAATCGCTGCCTCAACAAATTTTTGCCCATCAAAATGAAACCCTGGAAGAGCAAAAAATACAAAATTAGACAAAACACACCTTGAATCATATGCAAGTCCCATTATCTCCACATCACAAGATCCTCTAATTTCTTTAACCAGATTTTTATCCAACCTAGACAAAATACCATGAAGTCTCTTTTTTCTATTCATACTTCTAGATTGTACAAGAATAAAAATCATTTTGATATAGAACGCAAGAGAAAAGCCTTTTAAAGGATTAAGAGCTGTTACGCCTTTAGCACGACAAAGGCTATAAACATTGTTTACAATTCAAACATTTTTTAATAAACTAACTAGTGTTTAATGGCGCTGTACCCAAGTGGCTAAGGGAGAAGTCTGCAAAACTTTGATTCGCCGGTTCGATTCCGGTCAGCGCCTTAAGAGCCGATAAAAGCCATGCATTATTTCACGAAGGTAGCCTTAGAATAACGGATATGTTGGAGTTATCATTAATAATCGTATCTATAGTACTCTCGGCAGTTTTTTCAGCATCAGAGACAGCATACACCTCGTTAAGCTTAATGCAGCTCCAAGATATAAAGAAGAAGGGTAAATTAGGTGCAATTGTGTATTACTTGGCTCAAAATCCGTCGAAACTTGTCACGACAATTTTGATTGGAAACAATATTTCCAATATAACAACCAGTGTTC
The sequence above is drawn from the Borrelia sp. RT5S genome and encodes:
- a CDS encoding UDP-N-acetylmuramoyl-L-alanyl-D-glutamate--2,6-diaminopimelate ligase, which encodes MNRKKRLHGILSRLDKNLVKEIRGSCDVEIMGLAYDSRCVLSNFVFFALPGFHFDGQKFVEAAIQRGSNVIVHTNNVDFCAPNVTYIKVDSCNIKRFMSNFSSIFYDEPSKKLKIIGVTGTDGKSSVCFYIYTLLKSVGARVGFISTVFFDDGSGSFIKNPYRQSTPESTEIHFFLSRMVDNNVEYAIVESTSHGLDPRTARLVDVKYSVAVLTNVGHEHLEFHGTMENYLSSKLNLFAAAAASDGFGVVNIDDKNSSIFLNSINRSYTYSLENENADFFVSNISEQMGFTEFEFFNNNIKYDARVDLTGSFNVENVIAALVAVSQVANIGIAELIDSLVNIRGLCGRMDSVDFGQNFSLIIDYAHTPGAFLKLFPIFRRLSKNRLIAVFGSAGERDVAKRKLQGEIADRYADIIVLCDEDPRGEDSIQIINDIAEGILNKTQGENLFFISNRRDAIEKAISLAGADDLVVTLGKGHEDSIIYEDRSVFWDEKVVIKDIILRLINRG